A part of Tachyglossus aculeatus isolate mTacAcu1 chromosome X3, mTacAcu1.pri, whole genome shotgun sequence genomic DNA contains:
- the LOC119948713 gene encoding olfactory receptor 14A2-like translates to LLGFSEVRELRLVHAALFLLVYLAALAGNLLIVAVTVLDRRLHTPMYFFLRNLSVIDLCYISVTVPKSIHASLTDRRSISFLGCASQLFSVILFGGSEVLLLTAMSYDRYAAICLPLRYEVIMDRGACGKMAAASWLGGGLFALMTSSGTFSPPFCGSVLIRQFFCDISSVVRLSCSETHLVVDVIVVTGALLVFTCFVSIAVSYTRIFRAVLRMPVTEGRAKAFSTCLPHLIVTTLFFTSASFGALHPPSDSSSALDRLVSVFYTVVPPTLNPLIYSLRNRDVKAAVGRFFCDIASMVRLACSETQLIVNVLLFTGALLSFSCFVYMVISYVHIFRAGPQWGCDVGHGNYPTQGPQGPRLRLVRTGHNEASQPNL, encoded by the exons ctgctgggattctcggaggtccgggagctgcggctggtccacgccgcactattcctcctggtctacctggcggccctggcggggaatctcctcatcgtcgccgtcaccgtcctcgaccggcgcctccacacccccatgtacttcttcctcaggaacctgtccgtcatcgacctctgctacatctctgtcaccgtccccaaatccatccacgcctccctgaccgaccgtagatccatctccttcctgggttgtgcctcccagctcttctcggtgattctgtttggtggttcagaggtgcttctcctcacggccatgtcctacgaccgctacgcggccatctgtctccccctgcgctacgaggtcatcatggaccgaggggcctgtgggaagatggcagccgcctcctggctcggcggggggctgtttgcactgatgacgtcctctgggacgttctccccaCCCTTCTGCGGATCCGTcctgatccgacagttcttctgcgatatctcctccgtggtccgactctcctgctccgaaacgcacctcgtcgtCGATGTGATCGTCGTCACTGGGGCCCTTTTGGTCTTcacctgcttcgtctccatcgcgGTCTCGTACACGcgtatcttccgggccgtgctgaggatgccggtcactgagggccgggccaaagccttctccacctgcttgccccacctcatcgtcacgaccttgtttttcacctcggcttcCTTCGGTgccttacatccaccctcagactcctcctcagctctggaccggctggtgtccgtgttttacacggtggtgcctcccaccctaaaccccctcatctacagcctgaggaaccgggacgtgaaggccgccgtggggagg ttcttctgcgatatcgCCTCCATGGTCCGACTTGCCTGCTCCGAAACGCAACTCATCGTCAATGTGCTCTTATTCACCGGGGCCCTTTTGAGCTTCTCCTGCTTCGTCTACATGGTCATCTCGTACGTGCATattttccgggcc ggtccccagtggggttgtGACGTGGGGCACGGCAACTatcccacccaaggtccccaaggtccccggCTGCGCCTggtccgaacaggacataatgaggcctctcagcccaacctgtga